In a genomic window of Desulfopila inferna:
- a CDS encoding TraR/DksA family transcriptional regulator, whose translation MHGNIDLEYYTKRLIERLAEIMAARQAKKEDTPLELDQTRMGRLSRMDAMQQQAMDKATARLTDLERQRIESALKRIESQKYGYCVVCEEEISEGRLRFDPSVLTCIACALEAEAK comes from the coding sequence ATGCATGGCAATATTGATTTAGAGTATTATACAAAGCGTCTTATTGAACGCTTGGCGGAAATAATGGCGGCCAGGCAGGCAAAAAAAGAAGACACTCCGCTTGAGCTCGATCAGACGCGAATGGGGCGCCTGTCGCGTATGGACGCCATGCAGCAACAGGCTATGGATAAGGCGACGGCCCGGCTGACGGATCTCGAGCGGCAGCGCATCGAGTCGGCTCTTAAACGTATTGAATCCCAGAAGTATGGATACTGTGTTGTTTGCGAAGAGGAAATCAGTGAGGGCCGCCTGCGCTTTGATCCCAGCGTGTTGACCTGTATCGCCTGCGCCCTCGAGGCCGAGGCAAAATAA
- a CDS encoding response regulator, with the protein MKYSASEDVDEPLDVPVPAYPLAGYLTVVIVLLVIVSVTAVSGILYFTLNKSLNSEFEEGIQAKGGEAGQVFQNRINRLSNRLNALAHDNTVRVTLMLGAHRQLSQHLHTVYNNIPDLHFIIKDAASGSFFTPSEVWIDGRQIEKVFPVQTSEPVLVNTIENGGFQLIQSVPIRRQQEQVGVAAATYQISKDEHLQSLFGKEGKYADKLVYFDKGEVWDLLSGRKLSSSLTFPASFYHDNSLDYITLNGEDFAVSKRAEFDGVYFFGNLRNLRAAKNRVLNAVLFPAIIVILLTLLTSIFLSRKLVEPLRQLTRFAHKITSGENDISNTLATSRIYEFNRLRVSLFSMLDHIRQAREMERYQDLFEGVADMVFINDLHGSMIDVNKVALDKLGYPFAELTRKNLYDLVLPVQKNMLQRKLETLQTEKEQLVFETEIMDSAGKHLSVECHARKIVLRNQVVILNVVRDISARAQAEKALQESHSTLLTVLNSIQATIYVSDIETREILFMNACMSESFGGNRIGGKCHKVVYDNTEPCRRCQSMQPPSPCEIPTKVLTWEGRNPVNGNWYVHHDRIIRWVNGRSVKFQIAFDITEKKELELKSDETRSQLRKAQKMESIATLAGGIAHDLNNILSGIVSYPDLLLVQYPDDSSLKVPLQIIKDTGLKASAIVQDLLTLARRGVVVNEVINLNNVVNRYLESPEHRQLIRDNPHVEIKVDLQPGLVNILGSSLHLSKTIMNLVINAVEAIQESGYVSIATAVTIIDDEDPRTEKIGVGEYVVLVIGDTGAGISPEDQDRIYEPFFTTKVMGRSGTGLGMAVVWGAVEDHEGYIDLQTVPGEGTTFSLYFPVTRRVLLQEQLELTKNDYHGRGESILVIDDMTEQRDLASMMFGRMGYNVITVPSGEKAIDFLNQHSVDLLLLDMLMDGGMNGLETYRRILQIHPGQRAVITTGYSETEQVKEALRLGAGSYIRKPYLFEDIALAVKNELAKEKVVAGTAKA; encoded by the coding sequence ATGAAGTATTCAGCAAGTGAGGATGTAGATGAACCGCTCGACGTGCCCGTTCCGGCTTATCCTCTAGCCGGGTATCTGACGGTTGTTATTGTTCTGCTCGTTATTGTTTCAGTCACAGCGGTATCGGGAATTCTTTACTTCACCCTCAATAAGAGCCTGAACAGTGAGTTTGAGGAAGGTATACAGGCGAAAGGCGGGGAGGCGGGGCAGGTCTTTCAAAACCGCATAAACAGACTCAGCAACAGGCTGAATGCGCTGGCGCATGATAATACCGTTCGCGTCACGCTTATGCTGGGAGCCCATCGACAGTTGTCCCAGCATCTCCATACCGTCTATAACAATATTCCCGACCTACATTTTATTATTAAGGATGCGGCTTCAGGTTCCTTTTTTACTCCTTCTGAAGTCTGGATCGATGGCAGACAGATTGAAAAAGTCTTTCCGGTGCAAACATCCGAGCCTGTTTTGGTCAATACTATCGAAAATGGTGGATTCCAGTTAATCCAGAGCGTGCCGATAAGAAGACAGCAGGAACAGGTTGGAGTGGCCGCGGCCACCTACCAGATAAGCAAGGACGAGCATCTTCAGTCACTTTTCGGCAAGGAAGGAAAATATGCCGATAAGCTGGTTTATTTTGACAAAGGTGAGGTCTGGGATCTTCTCTCCGGAAGAAAGCTTTCTTCCTCCCTTACCTTTCCCGCCTCTTTCTATCACGACAACTCTCTGGACTACATTACCCTCAATGGTGAGGATTTTGCCGTCTCAAAAAGAGCTGAGTTTGACGGGGTTTATTTTTTCGGTAATCTGCGAAATCTCAGGGCCGCCAAGAATCGCGTCCTCAATGCCGTGCTGTTTCCCGCCATTATTGTCATCCTGCTGACCCTGCTGACCTCAATTTTTCTTAGCAGAAAACTTGTTGAGCCCTTGCGGCAGCTTACCAGGTTCGCTCATAAGATAACCTCAGGTGAAAACGATATTTCAAATACCTTGGCGACTTCACGCATCTACGAGTTCAATCGTTTGAGAGTTTCGCTCTTTTCCATGCTTGATCATATCCGCCAGGCGCGTGAAATGGAACGCTATCAGGATCTTTTTGAAGGCGTGGCCGATATGGTCTTTATCAATGATCTCCATGGATCAATGATTGATGTCAATAAAGTAGCACTTGATAAACTCGGTTACCCTTTTGCCGAGCTAACCCGGAAAAATCTCTACGACCTCGTGCTCCCCGTGCAGAAAAACATGCTGCAAAGAAAGCTGGAGACTCTGCAGACAGAAAAAGAACAGCTTGTCTTCGAGACAGAAATTATGGATTCTGCGGGGAAACATCTTTCTGTAGAGTGTCATGCTCGAAAGATCGTCTTGAGAAACCAGGTGGTAATTCTGAATGTGGTCCGCGATATTTCTGCTCGTGCTCAGGCGGAAAAAGCCCTGCAGGAGTCTCACAGCACCTTGCTTACGGTTTTGAACTCTATTCAGGCAACAATATACGTAAGTGATATAGAGACCCGGGAGATCCTCTTCATGAATGCGTGTATGTCTGAATCTTTCGGAGGCAACAGGATCGGCGGGAAATGCCATAAGGTGGTATATGATAATACCGAACCCTGCAGGAGATGCCAAAGCATGCAACCTCCTTCCCCCTGTGAAATTCCGACGAAGGTGCTGACCTGGGAGGGCAGAAATCCCGTGAACGGGAACTGGTATGTCCATCATGATCGGATCATCAGGTGGGTTAACGGCCGCAGCGTCAAATTTCAGATTGCCTTTGACATTACTGAAAAAAAGGAGCTCGAGCTGAAGAGCGATGAGACCAGATCACAACTGAGAAAAGCACAGAAAATGGAGTCTATCGCTACCCTTGCCGGCGGCATTGCCCATGATCTCAACAACATTCTATCCGGTATCGTCAGTTATCCGGACTTGCTCCTTGTGCAGTATCCGGACGACAGCAGTCTCAAGGTTCCTCTGCAGATCATTAAAGATACGGGATTGAAGGCCTCCGCCATTGTTCAGGATCTTCTTACCCTGGCACGTCGAGGTGTCGTGGTCAATGAAGTGATCAATCTCAACAACGTCGTCAACCGATATCTTGAGAGCCCCGAGCATCGGCAACTAATCCGTGATAACCCTCATGTCGAAATAAAGGTCGATCTGCAGCCGGGGCTGGTCAATATTCTCGGCTCCTCTCTGCATCTCTCTAAAACCATCATGAATCTGGTAATCAATGCTGTCGAAGCCATCCAGGAATCCGGATATGTTTCAATCGCCACAGCAGTGACAATTATAGATGATGAGGATCCCAGGACGGAAAAGATAGGTGTGGGCGAATATGTTGTTCTGGTTATAGGCGATACCGGCGCAGGCATCAGCCCGGAGGATCAGGACCGTATTTATGAGCCTTTCTTTACCACCAAGGTAATGGGAAGAAGTGGCACCGGCCTTGGCATGGCTGTTGTCTGGGGGGCTGTCGAGGATCATGAAGGTTATATTGACCTGCAGACGGTTCCCGGCGAAGGAACCACCTTCAGTCTGTATTTTCCGGTGACGAGAAGAGTACTCCTGCAGGAGCAGCTGGAGCTGACTAAGAATGATTACCACGGCAGGGGGGAAAGTATTCTGGTTATAGACGATATGACGGAACAGCGCGATTTAGCATCGATGATGTTCGGCCGGATGGGCTATAATGTCATAACTGTGCCGAGCGGCGAAAAGGCCATCGATTTTCTGAATCAACATTCCGTAGATCTGCTTCTTCTTGACATGCTGATGGACGGCGGAATGAACGGGCTGGAAACGTATAGACGTATTCTGCAGATTCACCCCGGCCAGAGAGCCGTAATCACCACCGGTTATTCCGAAACTGAACAGGTAAAAGAGGCCCTCCGTCTTGGCGCGGGAAGTTATATCAGGAAGCCCTATCTTTTTGAAGATATTGCTCTGGCGGTTAAAAATGAACTGGCAAAAGAGAAAGTAGTCGCCGGTACAGCTAAGGCATAA
- a CDS encoding OmpH family outer membrane protein has translation MYEKIKSSREVSFRAAGIVAIFFMVTMLMYPVGQVAAEKNDPKNIVFVDIGKIIEVHPAFLKAQEEFGTEIQGMQEELQGMAEEEQMMAQQQMQQQMQQRGEQLQEEALKEMKKDLQKIADEKGYDYIFDANSLIVGGRDVTDEILEALK, from the coding sequence ATGTATGAAAAAATAAAGAGCAGCAGGGAAGTTTCTTTCCGGGCGGCCGGTATTGTAGCCATTTTTTTTATGGTCACCATGCTGATGTACCCAGTTGGTCAGGTGGCTGCCGAAAAAAACGACCCCAAAAATATTGTTTTCGTTGATATCGGGAAAATTATCGAAGTGCACCCTGCTTTCCTCAAAGCCCAGGAAGAGTTTGGAACGGAAATCCAGGGGATGCAGGAGGAGTTGCAGGGTATGGCCGAAGAGGAACAGATGATGGCCCAGCAGCAGATGCAGCAGCAGATGCAACAGAGAGGCGAACAATTGCAGGAAGAGGCTCTCAAGGAAATGAAAAAGGATCTGCAGAAAATAGCAGATGAAAAGGGCTATGATTATATTTTCGATGCCAATTCCTTGATTGTCGGCGGCAGGGATGTCACCGATGAGATTCTGGAGGCACTGAAGTAA
- a CDS encoding pyridoxamine 5'-phosphate oxidase family protein: MSTKAIFEAVDLGNRMEHVFVTTTNGNGLPHLAAAGIIRYISEDHISVEAWFCPATIQNLGDNPLISVVAWDPATDIGHQILGEVEKVEEIAMMDGFTGDLESEEQLPQSESRLIIRVDQVLAFSHAPHSDTVE, encoded by the coding sequence ATGAGCACGAAAGCGATTTTCGAAGCGGTGGATCTCGGCAACCGCATGGAGCACGTCTTCGTGACCACCACAAACGGCAATGGCCTGCCCCACCTGGCTGCCGCCGGCATCATCCGTTACATTAGCGAAGACCATATTAGCGTTGAAGCATGGTTTTGTCCAGCCACGATTCAAAATCTTGGCGACAACCCCCTTATTTCAGTGGTCGCCTGGGATCCTGCGACTGATATCGGACATCAAATTCTCGGAGAAGTTGAAAAAGTCGAGGAGATCGCCATGATGGATGGTTTCACTGGGGATCTTGAGAGCGAAGAACAGCTGCCTCAGTCCGAGAGCAGGCTGATTATCCGCGTCGACCAGGTACTCGCCTTCAGCCATGCCCCCCACAGCGATACCGTGGAATGA
- the otsB gene encoding trehalose-phosphatase: MQTREPVSALSEAKDIFNQLQRELPAIFLDYDGTLTPIVDDPTEARLDDTTREVLQRLAKHMFVAIISGRGIEDVREMAGIDNLTYAGSHGFEISDGSGYFDEDDRKEQFLSTLKKAEEDLETATKDIPGVQIERKPFAIAVHYRGAAEKAIADAEKQVNTIIDQHDELKKTSGKKIFELRPDVDWDKGKALQTMLSRFHVDCSRITPLYIGDDTTDEDAFRCIGNSGITILVSDHPRPTRARYILRDPTEVTSFLERLAEIADRATTKGIWSLTYEGYDPESEKLREALCTLGNGFFASRGASLQSSADEKHYPGSYIAGCYNRLQSKVAGKIIENESLVNIPNWLPLSFRLDEGPWFDCDTIKPADYHQELDMASGILNRTIRFVDEQQREVHLRERRFVNMDIPHLAGLETVITIKNWSGTIHLRTALDGGVANTLVARYRDLNNNHLRTVEQGIDEDGEIIWLQSETRQSHIRIAEAARTRFFLDEELITEAERRPLRESDYIGQEVTLSIKAGEELRLEKIVAVFCSRDRAISESLDEARLRIAHAPGFGVLLKAHQRAWRHLWQRCGFDLQASHPRISQILNLHVFHMLQTVSVHSIDLDAGIPPRGLHGEAYRGLIMWDELFVFPFFNLRIPDLTRAFLRYRYKRLPQARLAAAEAGFNGAMFPWQSGSNGREEAQTLHLNPQSGRWIPDNTQLQRHINIAVAYNVWLYYQVTDDRDFMSYYGAEMIIEIARFWASLTSYNDSVQRYEIHGVMGPDEFHTAYPDSTESGLTNNAYTNVMVAWLFCRALEVFKMLPEERRQSTRENLSLDDKEIALWEDISRKMRIAFHDDGIISQFEGYDQLEEFDWERYKNKYGDIHRLDRILEAENDSTNRYKLSKQADVLMLFFLLSADELGQLFKRLGYSLEYESIPKNIDYYLKRTSHGSTLSRVVHAWVLARSRREQSWHLFCDALKSDVSDIQGGTTHEGIHLGAMAGTVDLMQRCYTGLETRQDILWFNPALPDEVQSMAFNILYRRHWLRVTIHRESITINSRQGRTAPPIKVGVRDTLHELQPGCSIELGLKR; the protein is encoded by the coding sequence ATGCAGACACGGGAGCCGGTATCGGCTTTAAGCGAAGCAAAAGATATCTTCAATCAGCTGCAGAGGGAACTTCCGGCCATTTTCCTCGACTATGACGGCACCCTCACGCCGATTGTCGACGATCCAACCGAAGCAAGACTTGATGATACAACCAGAGAGGTGCTGCAGAGGCTGGCCAAACATATGTTCGTCGCCATCATCAGCGGCAGGGGGATTGAAGATGTCCGGGAGATGGCCGGGATCGACAACCTCACCTATGCCGGCAGCCATGGCTTTGAGATCAGCGACGGCAGCGGCTATTTTGATGAGGATGACCGCAAAGAGCAGTTTCTTTCCACCCTGAAGAAAGCGGAAGAGGATCTCGAGACTGCAACAAAGGATATACCAGGCGTTCAAATCGAGAGAAAACCTTTTGCCATTGCCGTTCATTACCGAGGCGCCGCAGAAAAAGCTATTGCCGACGCCGAGAAACAGGTCAACACAATTATTGACCAACATGACGAACTGAAAAAGACTTCCGGCAAGAAAATCTTTGAGCTGCGCCCGGATGTGGACTGGGACAAAGGCAAAGCGCTGCAGACAATGCTCAGTCGCTTTCATGTCGATTGCTCCAGGATAACACCGTTATATATAGGTGACGACACTACCGACGAGGACGCTTTTCGCTGTATCGGCAACAGCGGCATCACTATCCTGGTCAGCGATCATCCCCGCCCCACCCGAGCCCGCTACATCCTGCGTGATCCAACGGAGGTAACCTCCTTTCTGGAAAGACTGGCCGAAATAGCCGACAGAGCGACAACCAAGGGAATCTGGTCGCTGACCTATGAAGGTTATGATCCCGAAAGCGAAAAACTGCGCGAGGCTCTCTGTACCCTCGGCAACGGCTTTTTCGCCAGCCGCGGCGCAAGCCTGCAGTCATCCGCCGACGAAAAACATTATCCGGGAAGCTATATCGCCGGCTGCTATAACCGTCTGCAAAGCAAAGTTGCCGGAAAGATTATCGAAAACGAAAGTCTCGTCAATATTCCCAACTGGCTCCCCCTTAGCTTCCGCCTTGACGAGGGTCCCTGGTTTGACTGCGATACCATCAAGCCGGCTGACTATCATCAGGAGCTTGACATGGCCTCCGGCATTTTAAACAGGACCATCCGCTTCGTCGATGAGCAGCAGAGAGAGGTTCACCTGAGGGAGCGCCGGTTCGTCAATATGGACATACCTCATCTTGCCGGACTTGAAACCGTAATCACCATAAAAAACTGGTCGGGCACCATCCACTTGCGCACTGCTCTGGACGGCGGAGTGGCTAATACGCTGGTCGCCCGCTATAGAGATCTTAACAACAACCATTTGAGAACAGTTGAACAGGGCATCGATGAAGATGGTGAGATCATCTGGCTGCAATCGGAAACCAGGCAATCGCATATCCGCATTGCCGAGGCGGCACGTACCCGGTTCTTCCTCGATGAGGAGCTTATAACTGAAGCAGAACGACGCCCCCTGCGCGAATCCGATTATATAGGCCAGGAAGTAACCCTTTCGATCAAGGCCGGAGAAGAATTGCGCCTTGAAAAAATAGTCGCCGTTTTTTGTTCAAGGGACCGCGCCATCTCCGAAAGTCTTGACGAAGCACGGCTGCGAATCGCCCATGCCCCAGGCTTCGGGGTCCTGCTCAAGGCTCATCAGCGGGCCTGGCGCCATCTCTGGCAGCGTTGTGGTTTTGATCTGCAGGCATCGCATCCGAGAATCTCCCAGATCCTCAACCTCCATGTTTTTCACATGCTGCAGACCGTATCGGTGCATTCCATCGATCTTGATGCCGGCATTCCTCCACGGGGACTGCATGGCGAAGCATACCGCGGCCTGATCATGTGGGATGAATTATTCGTCTTTCCCTTTTTTAACCTGCGTATTCCCGATCTTACCCGGGCATTCCTCAGATACCGCTACAAGAGGCTGCCACAAGCCAGGCTGGCGGCTGCAGAGGCGGGCTTTAACGGCGCCATGTTCCCATGGCAGAGCGGCAGCAACGGCCGGGAAGAAGCACAGACACTGCATCTCAACCCGCAATCGGGCCGCTGGATTCCCGATAATACCCAACTGCAGCGCCATATCAATATCGCCGTGGCCTACAATGTCTGGCTCTATTATCAGGTAACCGATGACCGTGATTTCATGTCATACTACGGTGCCGAAATGATAATCGAAATAGCCAGATTCTGGGCAAGCCTTACCAGCTATAACGACTCAGTTCAACGCTATGAAATCCACGGAGTTATGGGTCCCGACGAATTCCACACCGCTTATCCGGACTCCACCGAGTCCGGACTGACCAATAACGCCTACACCAATGTCATGGTGGCCTGGCTGTTCTGCAGGGCATTGGAGGTTTTTAAGATGCTGCCGGAAGAACGCAGGCAGTCGACGCGGGAAAATCTCTCTTTAGATGATAAGGAAATTGCGCTTTGGGAGGATATCAGCCGCAAAATGCGGATCGCTTTTCATGATGACGGCATCATCAGCCAGTTCGAAGGATACGATCAACTCGAGGAGTTTGACTGGGAGAGATATAAAAACAAATATGGCGATATTCACCGCCTCGACCGCATCCTCGAGGCGGAAAACGACAGCACCAACCGCTATAAACTTTCCAAACAGGCCGACGTACTCATGCTCTTCTTTCTGCTTTCCGCGGATGAACTGGGCCAGCTCTTCAAACGCCTGGGATATTCCCTGGAGTACGAGAGTATTCCTAAAAACATCGACTATTATCTCAAACGCACTTCACACGGATCAACGCTCAGCCGGGTTGTTCACGCCTGGGTACTGGCCAGATCCAGACGTGAACAATCCTGGCACCTCTTTTGCGATGCCCTGAAAAGCGATGTCTCGGATATTCAGGGGGGTACCACCCACGAAGGCATTCACCTTGGAGCCATGGCAGGAACTGTGGATCTGATGCAGCGCTGCTACACCGGTCTGGAAACACGCCAGGACATCCTCTGGTTTAACCCGGCCCTGCCCGATGAGGTGCAAAGCATGGCTTTTAATATCCTTTATCGCCGGCATTGGCTGCGGGTGACAATCCATCGGGAAAGCATTACCATCAACAGCAGACAGGGACGGACTGCCCCTCCCATTAAAGTAGGGGTGCGGGATACTCTTCATGAACTGCAGCCCGGATGCTCCATTGAACTGGGGCTGAAACGATAG
- a CDS encoding ABC transporter substrate-binding protein translates to MACSLAIVCGSSSGMAADVKKLFIVHSYEKDHICGQPQHDGAIKALNDAGWKQGENLEVATYYMDTKKNNNTPELIAEQANLAVEEIAAFQPDVVLTLDDNAFRAVALPASGTSTPYIFSGMNNQPENYDRQKEFMADRSIPGNNITGVYEKLYIREAIRVLSSLHEMNSVLFLGDMSPTGKAIQQQVELELNEESNIPVPAVELQMMNSWEEFVSTLAQFNDSAEFGALYLGTLLLKDKKGRVYTAPEIINHTLLHAHKPTIGLNYAFIKLGLFGGATVDFFSMGELAGKKAAAVLSGAEPGSLPIEDAPRVALVFNLKRAEQLGLKIPADILLAADEVFSK, encoded by the coding sequence ATGGCGTGTTCTCTCGCCATTGTCTGTGGCTCCTCTTCTGGAATGGCTGCGGATGTTAAAAAGCTCTTCATTGTCCACAGTTACGAAAAAGATCATATATGCGGTCAGCCACAGCATGATGGCGCAATTAAGGCGTTGAACGATGCCGGCTGGAAACAGGGGGAAAACCTTGAGGTCGCAACGTATTATATGGATACCAAAAAGAACAACAATACTCCGGAACTTATTGCCGAGCAGGCAAATCTGGCAGTGGAGGAAATTGCCGCTTTTCAGCCCGATGTTGTCCTAACCCTTGATGATAATGCCTTTCGTGCCGTGGCGCTGCCAGCTTCCGGCACTTCCACTCCCTATATTTTTTCAGGCATGAACAATCAGCCTGAAAATTATGATCGGCAAAAGGAGTTCATGGCTGATCGCTCAATACCGGGGAACAATATTACCGGAGTGTATGAGAAGCTTTATATCCGCGAAGCCATACGCGTCCTATCCTCTCTGCATGAGATGAACAGCGTTCTCTTTCTGGGCGACATGTCGCCTACCGGTAAAGCCATACAGCAACAGGTGGAACTTGAGCTCAACGAAGAAAGTAATATACCGGTTCCGGCGGTGGAGTTGCAGATGATGAATTCCTGGGAGGAGTTCGTCAGCACCCTTGCCCAATTTAACGACTCAGCCGAATTTGGTGCCCTGTACCTCGGTACGCTGCTGCTTAAGGATAAAAAAGGCCGGGTTTACACCGCACCGGAAATTATAAACCACACGCTTCTGCATGCGCACAAGCCCACCATAGGATTAAATTACGCCTTCATCAAACTGGGGCTTTTCGGCGGCGCCACCGTGGATTTTTTCTCCATGGGAGAGCTGGCCGGCAAAAAAGCGGCGGCTGTTCTCAGTGGAGCCGAGCCCGGCAGTCTTCCTATTGAAGATGCTCCCCGAGTCGCCCTTGTTTTCAACCTTAAACGTGCAGAGCAGCTGGGGCTGAAAATTCCTGCAGATATCCTTTTGGCGGCAGATGAAGTATTCAGCAAGTGA
- the lexA gene encoding transcriptional repressor LexA has translation MELTEKQEHFFSYLKKKITENGGAPSLREAALEMGVSHTAVAQMIQQLEKKGLLERDGHYSRTLRLRDGTVGGDQGQRVRELPVIGQITAGLPMYAQQEWEGTVVVDGNRFRGDNLFCLRITGDSMQDAGILDGDLVICEARQYAENGEIVAALIHGEEATVKRFFLKNDHIEMRPENTAYRTMHYQFGELLVQGKVVGVIRDTIDDIGGSNR, from the coding sequence ATGGAACTGACCGAGAAACAGGAGCATTTTTTCAGTTATCTTAAAAAGAAGATAACCGAGAATGGAGGGGCGCCGAGTCTGAGAGAGGCCGCGCTTGAGATGGGTGTAAGCCATACCGCCGTGGCCCAGATGATACAGCAGCTTGAAAAAAAGGGTCTGCTGGAGCGCGACGGCCACTATAGCCGCACTCTTCGTCTGCGGGATGGTACAGTCGGCGGAGACCAGGGGCAGCGGGTACGTGAGCTTCCCGTTATCGGCCAGATTACCGCCGGTCTGCCTATGTATGCTCAGCAGGAATGGGAGGGCACCGTTGTGGTCGACGGCAACCGGTTTCGCGGCGACAATCTTTTCTGTCTGCGCATTACCGGGGATTCCATGCAGGATGCCGGTATCCTCGATGGTGATCTGGTGATCTGCGAGGCGAGGCAGTATGCGGAAAACGGCGAGATCGTCGCGGCGTTGATCCATGGAGAGGAGGCGACGGTGAAACGTTTTTTCCTGAAAAACGATCATATTGAAATGCGCCCGGAAAACACGGCGTACAGGACCATGCACTATCAGTTCGGAGAATTGCTTGTCCAGGGAAAGGTTGTGGGTGTTATCCGTGATACCATTGATGATATCGGAGGAAGCAATCGATGA
- a CDS encoding fumarylacetoacetate hydrolase family protein encodes MKVTLPLANGDHYQLSPSKIVALGLNYLEHIKESQSVDVRNFTEEVPTEPVLFPKTPNVLIGPGETIILPSFVRDYGFTDCRTDHEAELAIIIKDRVKNLPPEQALQHVLGFTCFNDISQRNLQKGDKAGWFRGKSLDTFGPIGPVIVPPEAIGDPQNLAIRCRLNGKTVQDSNTRHMIFPIPEIISFVSKNFTLEPGDIIITGTPSGVGPLKDGDTVEVEIENIGTLSNPVKEER; translated from the coding sequence ATGAAAGTGACACTGCCTTTAGCAAATGGAGACCACTACCAACTCAGTCCCAGCAAAATAGTGGCTCTGGGTCTTAATTACCTTGAGCATATCAAAGAAAGCCAGTCTGTTGATGTCCGTAATTTTACAGAGGAGGTGCCGACAGAGCCGGTTTTGTTCCCCAAGACTCCGAATGTTCTCATCGGGCCGGGAGAAACAATCATTCTGCCTTCTTTTGTGCGGGATTATGGCTTTACAGACTGCCGTACCGATCATGAGGCGGAACTCGCCATAATCATCAAAGACAGGGTGAAAAATCTGCCTCCAGAACAGGCTCTGCAGCACGTCCTGGGCTTTACCTGCTTTAATGATATCAGCCAGAGAAACCTGCAGAAAGGCGATAAAGCCGGATGGTTTCGCGGAAAATCACTCGACACCTTCGGACCCATCGGCCCGGTAATTGTACCGCCCGAGGCGATCGGCGATCCACAAAATCTTGCTATCCGCTGCCGCCTCAACGGCAAAACTGTTCAGGATTCCAATACCCGTCATATGATTTTTCCGATTCCTGAGATAATATCTTTCGTCTCGAAGAATTTCACCCTCGAACCCGGTGATATTATCATCACCGGCACTCCGAGTGGTGTTGGACCGTTGAAAGATGGAGATACGGTGGAGGTTGAGATTGAGAACATAGGTACGCTGAGCAACCCGGTGAAAGAAGAAAGATAA